Within the Dryobates pubescens isolate bDryPub1 chromosome 2, bDryPub1.pri, whole genome shotgun sequence genome, the region TTGTACCTCCAACAAACACCATATTGGGCATCACTGGCCTCACATACTCAAACACAAAGTCAAATCTCAGAAGCCAAATGGAAGCAGAGTTTATGAGGTCCAACACAGATacatctctctgaagaacttctgagGAAAGCTGTACTATGTCATTATATAAACCATTACAGTACACAAGTTCCATGAGGGCAATCAGTGCATTTTCAACTCTCTGTAAAAACGTCATGTGGTCTGAGTTGAAGGAAAATAGCCTTGGGATGTAGGAGAGAGGGTTTGGGCACTGTGGTGCTTCATAGTGTAAGCTGCAAGGAAATCCTCTCATGAAGAACACATATGGAAGAGAAAGATACTTAGCAACTGTTGCTCCACACATAAAAAAAGGGTCTGTTAGGACAGCATCAAAGCTGCTTTGGTTCAAGTACTGCAGGGTCTCCTTGCTGTTGAAGAGGTCCCTGCACTG harbors:
- the LOC128897921 gene encoding UDP-glucuronosyltransferase 1A8-like, which produces MTLRLCCACIFLLLLPGLSDGGKLLVVPMVGSHWLSMQKVVEKLAERGHEVVVLMPEVSWNMKVTQAYTVKTHPVTLTLEELDNAFREYVATHLKDLSFPMNALAIYKSSVHVFNRFFTQCRDLFNSKETLQYLNQSSFDAVLTDPFFMCGATVAKYLSLPYVFFMRGFPCSLHYEAPQCPNPLSYIPRLFSFNSDHMTFLQRVENALIALMELVYCNGLYNDIVQLSSEVLQRDVSVLDLINSASIWLLRFDFVFEYVRPVMPNMVFVGGTNCVQQKPLSKVSYFPFHMLNAIMVHPL